One region of Flavobacterium sp. KACC 22763 genomic DNA includes:
- a CDS encoding DUF4199 domain-containing protein yields MINEVIKKNGVTYGVMIGIASALVTATIYAVDLNLFTAWWMGILGIVISLTISIILLSKTKKDLNGVFPFKDAFTTYFIAAVIGILISTTFNIVLFNVVDPGAKDTLSEIMIKYTVGMMQKFGTPASAINEAVAKMKESNPYSTFELLKGSVFAMVVSAIFGLIFAAFFKSKSTQE; encoded by the coding sequence ATGGAGTTACGTATGGTGTAATGATAGGAATTGCATCGGCTTTGGTTACCGCTACAATCTATGCTGTTGATTTAAATCTATTTACAGCTTGGTGGATGGGAATACTAGGAATCGTAATAAGCCTTACAATTAGTATCATTCTACTTTCTAAAACTAAGAAAGATTTAAACGGTGTTTTTCCTTTTAAAGATGCTTTTACTACTTATTTTATAGCTGCAGTAATCGGTATTTTAATATCTACAACTTTCAACATTGTATTATTTAATGTAGTTGATCCAGGCGCAAAAGATACTTTGAGCGAAATCATGATCAAATATACTGTTGGTATGATGCAGAAATTTGGCACGCCTGCTTCAGCAATTAATGAAGCTGTTGCCAAAATGAAAGAAAGCAATCCGTATTCTACTTTTGAATTATTAAAAGGATCTGTTTTTGCTATGGTTGTAAGCGCAATTTTCGGATTAATTTTCGCAGCATTTTTTAAAAGCAAATCTACACAAGAATAA
- a CDS encoding glycosyltransferase family 2 protein translates to MNLSILIPLLNEEESLKELYTWIIKVMQSNNYSYEIIFVDDGSTDNSWQIIEGFSNENPNVKGIRFMKNFGKSQALHAGFAKAKGDVIITMDADLQDSPDEIPELYEMITAQKFDLVSGWKKKRYDSVVAKNLPSKLFNWAARKTSGVELNDFNCGLKAYKNVVVKNIEVSGEMHRYIPVLAKNAGFGKIGEKVVIHQARKYGETKFGMERFINGFLDLITIWFLSRFGKRPMHLFGAMGSLMFIIGFLAAGYIGISKLYHMYTGMKYSLVTNNPWFYIALTTMILGTQLFLAGFLGEIILRTKNNEARYKVAREVNF, encoded by the coding sequence ATGAATTTATCTATACTTATACCGCTTCTAAACGAGGAGGAATCACTTAAAGAACTCTACACTTGGATCATTAAAGTGATGCAGTCTAACAATTACTCTTATGAAATCATTTTTGTAGATGATGGTAGTACAGATAATTCTTGGCAGATTATTGAAGGTTTCTCTAACGAAAATCCAAATGTAAAAGGAATTCGTTTCATGAAAAACTTCGGGAAATCTCAGGCTTTACATGCTGGTTTTGCAAAAGCGAAGGGTGATGTTATCATTACCATGGATGCCGACTTGCAAGACAGTCCAGACGAAATTCCTGAATTGTACGAAATGATTACAGCTCAGAAATTCGATTTGGTTTCTGGCTGGAAAAAGAAACGTTACGATTCTGTTGTGGCAAAAAATCTTCCTTCAAAATTATTCAACTGGGCTGCCAGAAAAACTTCTGGCGTTGAATTGAATGATTTTAACTGCGGATTGAAAGCTTATAAAAATGTCGTGGTAAAAAACATTGAAGTTTCTGGCGAAATGCACCGCTATATTCCGGTTTTGGCTAAAAATGCTGGATTCGGAAAAATTGGCGAAAAAGTGGTTATTCACCAAGCTAGAAAATATGGTGAAACTAAATTCGGAATGGAACGTTTTATAAACGGTTTCCTAGATTTGATTACCATTTGGTTTTTATCAAGATTCGGAAAAAGACCAATGCACCTATTTGGCGCTATGGGTTCTTTAATGTTTATTATCGGATTTTTAGCAGCTGGATACATTGGGATTTCTAAACTATACCATATGTATACAGGAATGAAATACAGCTTGGTTACAAACAATCCATGGTTTTATATTGCTTTAACAACCATGATTCTTGGAACTCAGCTTTTTTTAGCAGGATTCCTAGGGGAAATTATTTTAAGAACAAAAAATAACGAAGCAAGATATAAAGTAGCACGAGAGGTTAATTTTTAA
- a CDS encoding phospho-sugar mutase, producing the protein MNIAPNILNAVNEWLTPTFDQETQAAVKELMTTSPKELEESFYKNLEFGTGGMRGVMGVGDNRINKYTLGKNTQGLSDYLHKVFPNEPLKVVIAYDCRHNSNTLAKVVADVFSANGIQVYLFSDLRPTPELSFALKYLKCQCGIVLTASHNPPEYNGYKVYWQDGGQIVPPQDKEIVNVIESLGYDKIKFNANENLIQYIDTELDKAFIKSSIENASFNTPAEAKDNLHIVFTSLHGTSIKSIPDVLSQAGYKNVHIVPEQAVPDGDFPTVKSPNPEEPEALTMALALADKTNSDIVVGTDPDCDRLGVAVRNNDGKMILLNGNQTMVLMTSFLLKQWKKAGKLNGKQFVGSTIVSTPMMMELATSYGVECKVGLTGFKWIAKMIKDFPELEFIGGGEESFGFMVGDAVRDKDAVAATLLICEVAAQAKAAGSSVYKELLQLYVENGFYKEFLVSLTKKGMEGLQEINQMMIDLRQNPLKEINGQRVIMVEDYQSSIALNLLDGSESTMDIPKSNVLIYYTEDGSKICARPSGTEPKIKFYISVNAEIESVSDFDEAESFLDQKIQNIIADMQLN; encoded by the coding sequence ATGAATATCGCACCAAACATACTAAACGCAGTCAATGAATGGTTAACGCCAACATTTGACCAAGAAACACAAGCCGCAGTTAAAGAATTAATGACAACTTCTCCCAAAGAACTTGAAGAAAGTTTTTACAAAAACTTAGAATTCGGAACTGGAGGAATGCGTGGTGTTATGGGCGTTGGTGACAATAGAATCAATAAATACACGCTTGGAAAAAACACTCAGGGATTATCTGATTACCTGCACAAAGTTTTTCCAAACGAACCTTTAAAAGTAGTAATAGCTTACGATTGCCGTCATAACAGTAATACTTTAGCAAAAGTCGTAGCTGATGTTTTCTCAGCAAACGGAATTCAAGTTTACTTATTTTCTGATTTGAGACCAACTCCAGAATTGTCTTTTGCTCTTAAATATTTAAAATGCCAGTGCGGAATTGTTTTAACAGCTTCTCACAATCCACCAGAATATAACGGATACAAAGTATATTGGCAAGATGGAGGACAAATCGTTCCTCCACAAGACAAAGAAATTGTCAATGTGATTGAAAGTTTAGGTTATGACAAAATCAAATTTAACGCAAACGAAAATTTGATTCAGTACATCGATACCGAACTTGACAAAGCATTTATAAAATCATCTATCGAAAACGCAAGTTTTAATACTCCGGCTGAAGCCAAAGACAATCTTCACATTGTTTTTACTTCACTGCACGGAACTTCTATAAAATCTATTCCAGACGTTTTATCTCAGGCTGGATACAAAAATGTTCATATTGTTCCTGAACAAGCTGTGCCAGACGGAGATTTCCCTACAGTAAAATCGCCAAACCCAGAAGAACCAGAAGCTTTAACAATGGCTTTGGCATTAGCAGATAAAACAAATTCTGATATTGTAGTTGGGACAGATCCTGACTGCGACCGTTTAGGAGTTGCTGTTCGTAATAATGACGGTAAAATGATTCTATTGAACGGAAACCAAACTATGGTTTTAATGACTTCGTTCTTATTGAAACAATGGAAAAAAGCAGGTAAACTTAACGGAAAACAATTCGTTGGCTCTACAATTGTTTCAACTCCAATGATGATGGAATTGGCAACAAGCTACGGTGTTGAGTGCAAAGTTGGATTGACAGGTTTCAAATGGATCGCAAAAATGATCAAAGATTTTCCTGAACTAGAATTTATCGGAGGAGGCGAAGAAAGTTTCGGATTTATGGTTGGTGATGCCGTTAGAGATAAAGATGCTGTTGCTGCAACTTTATTAATATGCGAAGTTGCCGCTCAAGCAAAAGCTGCAGGAAGCTCTGTTTACAAAGAACTTTTACAGCTTTATGTTGAAAATGGTTTCTACAAAGAATTCTTAGTTTCTTTAACCAAAAAAGGAATGGAAGGTTTACAGGAAATCAACCAAATGATGATCGATTTACGCCAAAACCCTTTGAAAGAAATCAACGGACAAAGAGTTATTATGGTTGAAGATTATCAATCATCTATTGCCTTAAATTTATTAGATGGTTCAGAATCTACAATGGATATTCCGAAATCGAATGTATTGATTTATTATACAGAGGATGGTTCTAAAATTTGCGCAAGACCAAGCGGAACTGAGCCTAAAATCAAATTCTATATCAGTGTAAATGCAGAAATAGAATCAGTTTCAGATTTTGACGAAGCAGAAAGTTTCTTAGATCAGAAAATCCAGAACATTATTGCAGATATGCAGTTGAATTAA